AGAAAAGCGGTACAGCAGGATCTGTCGTTCCTTTTCCATCAGGTGTTCAAGAAAGCGCATGGTATCTTCGTGCATGCTTTTTTTTATGAGTTCGCTGTCCGGATCGTAGGTATAGTCCTCGCACATGTCCATCAGGGTTCCGGATTCGAAATTCTCATCGCTGTCCAGGGAGGCAATGGCACTGGAAGCATTCAGCAGCGATCCGACCTCTTCGGCCGCCATTCCCAGCTCCCGGGCCACCTGGTCGACGGTCGGTTTCTGCTGCAGGCGCTGGGTAAGGGTATAATAGGTTTTCTGAATCTTCTTCAGGGCTTCTTCCTTGCGGTGGGGCAGACGAATGACCCGCCGTTTATTCGACAGAGCCCGGACTATGGACTGCTTGATCCACCAGGCAGCATAGGTGCTGAAGCGAACGTTCCTTCTGTAGTCATATTTACTTGCGGCCTTTATAAGGCCCAGATTACCTTCCTGTACAATGTCGAGAAAGCTTACATCCGTCGAGGCGTAGGCCTTGGCGATTTTAACAACAAGTCGTAAATTGGCCTTAATCAGTTTTTCCCGGGCAAGCTCGTCACCCTGCATAATGCGGCGTGATAAATCCAGTTCTTCCTCAAAACTCAAGAGGGGTGTCGTTTTTATCTGCTGGAAGTAGGCCTTCAGGGAGTCTTCGCTCCGGGTAGCCTTTCTAGCTTTCATGGCACTCTCCTTACACAAGTATATATGCAAAGTCCGTGCCAATTGAGACGATCGGTCTATGGGGATAATAAATCTTTACAGTGTAGATATTTGAATACCGACTGGCTTATTTCCGGATCCCCTGGGGTTATTTGTTATACAAAAGTATACACATCAGATCGGAAGTGTATGTTTCTGTGAAAGCTGCCTGTAGAGCATGTCGGCGAGTCCCAGATTTGCGGAGTCGGACATCTTCCGGGCATATTTTTCATAGAGCATGTCCTCAAAGATATCCTCCGCCATTCCCCCCTGCATAAGACCGCTTTTATTTATCGTTTTG
Above is a genomic segment from Marispirochaeta aestuarii containing:
- a CDS encoding rod-binding protein, whose protein sequence is MELNTLQMMESYRPLNTPKAPKAGDQQALKEACKEFETILLEQMLNSMRKTINKSGLMQGGMAEDIFEDMLYEKYARKMSDSANLGLADMLYRQLSQKHTLPI
- a CDS encoding sigma-70 family RNA polymerase sigma factor — encoded protein: MKARKATRSEDSLKAYFQQIKTTPLLSFEEELDLSRRIMQGDELAREKLIKANLRLVVKIAKAYASTDVSFLDIVQEGNLGLIKAASKYDYRRNVRFSTYAAWWIKQSIVRALSNKRRVIRLPHRKEEALKKIQKTYYTLTQRLQQKPTVDQVARELGMAAEEVGSLLNASSAIASLDSDENFESGTLMDMCEDYTYDPDSELIKKSMHEDTMRFLEHLMEKERQILLYRFSFYGGKKYTLKSIGERMGISPETVRQIEMRAIRKLREHADELREYVYQ